One window from the genome of Terriglobia bacterium encodes:
- a CDS encoding DEAD/DEAH box helicase, whose amino-acid sequence MRLASRPSRKITIRMTTFSELPLSAPLQQRLAACQFHNPMPIQSAAIPHALAGKDLMATAHTGTGKTLAFVVPIIERLLQSPQSRSVEALVLVPTRELAMQVHEQFEQLRGKSIPPAALVIGGVAEKRQLEAIRCGARVLVATPGRLEDFLGRRLVDLRQVKVLVLDEADRMLDMGFLPSIRRIVGVLPSQRQTMCFSATLEASVAGLVSEYTRNPVRIALGSTLKPVDSVELQAFEVASSDKFDALSHLLRTEKGRTLVFARTKRGTERLAKHLVRDGFLAAMIHGDRSQSQRTSALSGFDEGRFKVLVATDVASRGLDIQDVAHVINYDLPTLPEDFIHRIGRTGRAGARGRASTLVSPAEILELRNIERVLNVRLQRREINGDISAERLSRPRNTLASRTLQPLPGEIFA is encoded by the coding sequence ATGCGTCTCGCGAGTCGCCCCTCCAGAAAGATTACGATTCGAATGACAACTTTTTCCGAACTGCCTCTCTCTGCGCCTTTGCAGCAGAGACTGGCCGCCTGCCAATTTCACAACCCGATGCCGATCCAGTCGGCGGCGATCCCGCACGCTCTTGCGGGCAAAGACCTGATGGCCACCGCCCACACCGGGACCGGCAAAACCCTGGCTTTCGTGGTGCCGATCATCGAGCGCCTGCTGCAATCGCCGCAGTCGCGCTCCGTCGAGGCCCTGGTGCTGGTTCCCACGCGTGAACTGGCCATGCAGGTGCACGAACAATTTGAACAGTTGCGCGGCAAATCGATTCCGCCGGCAGCGCTGGTCATCGGCGGCGTCGCCGAAAAACGCCAGTTGGAAGCGATTCGATGCGGCGCCCGCGTGTTAGTCGCCACGCCCGGACGTCTGGAGGATTTCCTGGGACGGAGACTGGTGGACCTGCGCCAGGTGAAAGTGCTCGTGCTCGACGAAGCCGACCGCATGTTGGACATGGGGTTTCTGCCTTCGATCCGGCGCATCGTTGGCGTGCTGCCCAGCCAGCGCCAGACCATGTGTTTTTCCGCGACGCTGGAAGCCTCGGTGGCCGGGCTGGTGAGCGAGTACACGCGCAACCCGGTGCGCATTGCGCTGGGCTCCACGCTGAAGCCGGTGGATAGCGTCGAGCTGCAAGCCTTTGAGGTTGCCTCCTCCGACAAGTTCGACGCCCTGAGCCACCTGCTCCGTACGGAGAAGGGGCGCACCCTGGTCTTCGCGCGCACCAAGCGCGGCACCGAGCGCCTGGCCAAGCACCTGGTCCGCGACGGTTTCCTGGCCGCCATGATTCATGGCGACCGTTCGCAATCGCAGCGCACCAGCGCGCTCAGCGGCTTCGATGAAGGCCGCTTCAAGGTGCTGGTCGCCACCGACGTCGCTTCCCGTGGGCTGGACATCCAGGACGTGGCGCACGTGATCAATTACGATCTGCCAACGCTACCGGAAGATTTCATTCATCGCATCGGCCGCACCGGGCGCGCCGGAGCGCGGGGACGTGCTTCCACACTGGTGTCGCCCGCCGAGATTCTGGAACTGCGCAACATCGAACGCGTTCTTAACGTCCGCTTGCAGCGCAGGGAGATCAACGGCGACATCTCGGCCGAAAGGTTGTCCCGCCCGCGCAATACGCTGGCGAGCCGAACCCTGCAGCCTTTGCCCGGCGAAATCTTCGCCTAA